A genomic region of Salinibacterium sp. NK8237 contains the following coding sequences:
- a CDS encoding iron ABC transporter permease, with translation MVAARSVNTTLRGLTLTLTLAALLLGGIVASAVLGQLPVSPAEVGGSLLRSLGIQNAWAPTDSIVESTLWVVRFPRIAMAMVVGAALAVAGAVMQAIFGNPLAEPGVVGVSAGAALGAAIAIVIGVAALGDSAIALFAFVGGLLATLLVYFVSRANGRTEVVTLLLTGIAVNAFAGAGLAFLLFVAESGSREQIVFWQLGSLNGSRWSEVLIVALVTAIGLVAAVVLARPFDLLALGERNARHLGVNVERLRIVSIVIVALLTGVAVAFVGIIAFVGLVVPHAMRMAIGPTHRPLIIASAVGGAVLLVLSDLLARSVVPGGDLPIGLLTSLVGGPFFFYLLFRQRRQSGGWA, from the coding sequence ATGGTTGCAGCGCGTTCCGTGAACACCACCCTCCGCGGCCTGACCCTCACGCTCACCCTTGCCGCGCTGCTGCTGGGCGGCATCGTGGCGTCGGCTGTGCTCGGGCAACTTCCGGTGAGCCCTGCCGAAGTTGGCGGATCCCTGCTGCGCTCGCTCGGCATCCAGAACGCCTGGGCGCCCACGGATTCGATCGTGGAATCCACGCTCTGGGTGGTGCGTTTTCCCCGGATTGCGATGGCCATGGTCGTGGGTGCAGCACTCGCCGTAGCGGGTGCTGTGATGCAAGCCATCTTCGGCAACCCGCTGGCCGAACCTGGAGTCGTTGGCGTCTCAGCCGGTGCCGCTTTGGGCGCCGCCATTGCCATTGTTATCGGCGTTGCGGCGCTCGGTGACAGTGCGATTGCGCTCTTCGCTTTCGTCGGCGGGCTGCTCGCGACCCTGCTCGTCTACTTCGTCTCGCGGGCCAACGGCCGCACCGAAGTAGTGACGCTGCTGTTGACCGGTATCGCTGTGAATGCCTTCGCTGGCGCCGGCCTCGCGTTCCTGCTGTTCGTCGCCGAATCGGGCAGCCGGGAACAAATCGTGTTTTGGCAGCTGGGCTCGCTCAACGGTTCGCGCTGGAGCGAAGTGCTCATCGTCGCTCTCGTCACCGCGATCGGCCTTGTTGCCGCCGTGGTGCTCGCGCGCCCCTTCGACTTGCTCGCATTGGGGGAGCGCAACGCCCGCCACCTTGGTGTGAACGTTGAGCGCCTCCGCATCGTGTCGATCGTGATCGTCGCTCTTCTCACCGGCGTGGCCGTCGCGTTCGTGGGAATCATCGCCTTCGTGGGTCTCGTTGTGCCGCACGCCATGCGCATGGCGATTGGGCCGACCCATCGCCCGCTCATCATTGCCAGCGCTGTCGGCGGCGCAGTGCTGCTCGTGCTCTCCGACCTGCTCGCCCGCTCGGTTGTGCCCGGCGGTGACTTGCCGATTGGCCTGCTCACCTCCCTCGTTGGTGGCCCGTTCTTCTTCTACCTCCTGTTCCGCCAACGACGCCAGAGCGGAGGCTGGGCATGA
- the pheA gene encoding prephenate dehydratase: MTSTPSPDTVSYSYLGPAGTFTEAALKQVPEAVGAHWKSVNNVGEALDDVTSGRSIAAMIAIENSIDGGVSVTQDALTTTPNLRIMGEYLVPVNFVLVARPGTALADVTTVNAHPVAYGQTRRWLDAQLPQHGYIPATSNVAAAATLLGNSIADAAVAPPGITEHYPLEILAENIANNQKSVTRFVLVSSKTALPERTGADKTSVIVELPDNAPGRLLEMLEQFATRGVNMSLIESRPIGDELGRYRFVIDLEGHILDERVADALLGLKRFSPNVIFLGSYPRADKLATTVTPRYGNDVFVEARDWLRAITTSEPSATREP, encoded by the coding sequence ATGACTTCGACGCCTAGCCCCGACACGGTGAGTTACAGCTACTTGGGTCCCGCTGGCACCTTCACCGAGGCTGCACTGAAGCAGGTTCCTGAGGCGGTCGGCGCGCACTGGAAGAGCGTCAACAACGTTGGCGAGGCGCTCGACGACGTCACGAGCGGTCGCAGCATTGCCGCCATGATCGCGATTGAAAACTCCATCGATGGTGGCGTCAGCGTGACGCAGGATGCGCTTACGACTACTCCCAACCTCCGCATCATGGGCGAATACTTGGTGCCCGTGAACTTCGTGCTTGTCGCCCGGCCGGGCACGGCGCTCGCCGACGTGACAACGGTCAACGCGCATCCGGTCGCCTATGGACAAACGCGGCGCTGGCTCGACGCCCAGTTGCCCCAGCACGGTTACATTCCTGCGACCTCCAACGTTGCGGCCGCGGCTACGCTGCTCGGCAACAGCATTGCGGATGCCGCCGTTGCCCCGCCCGGAATCACCGAGCATTACCCGCTTGAGATCCTCGCCGAGAACATTGCTAACAATCAGAAGTCAGTAACGCGCTTCGTGCTCGTATCGTCAAAGACGGCGCTGCCCGAGCGGACAGGTGCTGACAAGACGAGCGTGATCGTCGAACTCCCCGACAACGCTCCTGGTCGCTTGCTTGAAATGCTCGAGCAATTTGCCACGCGCGGCGTCAACATGAGCCTGATCGAATCGCGACCCATTGGTGATGAACTCGGCCGCTATCGCTTCGTCATCGACCTTGAGGGCCACATCCTCGATGAGCGAGTAGCGGATGCCCTGCTCGGCCTCAAGCGGTTCAGCCCGAATGTCATTTTCTTGGGCAGCTACCCGCGGGCAGACAAACTTGCCACGACAGTGACGCCGCGCTATGGAAACGACGTTTTCGTGGAGGCACGCGACTGGTTGCGGGCCATCACTACCAGTGAGCCGTCGGCTACTCGCGAGCCTTAG
- a CDS encoding heme ABC transporter ATP-binding protein: MISARNVSVRLDSRAILDDVSLDVAPGEVLALVGPNGAGKSTLLSVLSGDRKPDSGTVTIDGQDVGGIRHAELARLRAVLTQENTVSFPFRVSEVVAMGRSPWSRSLESRDDVAVVNDALAVTDVAHLSERRFTTLSGGEKARVSLARVLAQHTPVVFLDEPTAALDLRHQEDVMKVARSMAADGRAVVVVLHDLSLAGAYSDRLALIANGTLDAIGTPSEVLTAERVERVYGLAVDLHDVGGHPVVVPRR, translated from the coding sequence ATGATCAGCGCACGCAACGTGAGCGTCCGGCTCGACTCCCGCGCCATCCTCGACGACGTCAGTCTCGATGTGGCTCCCGGCGAAGTCCTCGCACTTGTCGGGCCGAACGGCGCCGGAAAGTCGACGCTGCTCTCAGTGTTGAGCGGCGACCGCAAGCCAGACAGCGGAACCGTGACCATTGATGGGCAGGATGTTGGCGGCATCCGTCACGCAGAGCTCGCCCGCTTGCGTGCCGTGCTCACTCAAGAGAACACGGTTAGTTTTCCGTTTCGGGTGTCTGAAGTGGTGGCCATGGGCCGGAGCCCGTGGTCGCGATCGCTCGAGAGCCGCGACGACGTTGCCGTCGTCAACGACGCTCTTGCGGTCACGGATGTTGCCCACTTGAGCGAGCGCCGGTTCACTACGCTGTCGGGCGGTGAAAAGGCGCGCGTCTCCCTTGCGCGAGTGCTCGCTCAGCACACCCCCGTTGTGTTCTTGGATGAGCCGACCGCCGCCCTCGACCTTCGCCATCAAGAAGACGTCATGAAAGTGGCGCGATCAATGGCCGCTGACGGTCGTGCCGTCGTCGTTGTACTCCACGACCTCAGCCTCGCCGGCGCCTACTCCGATCGACTCGCGCTGATTGCCAACGGCACGCTCGACGCCATCGGCACTCCAAGCGAGGTGCTCACCGCCGAGCGCGTAGAGCGCGTGTACGGCCTCGCCGTGGACTTGCACGACGTGGGCGGGCATCCGGTGGTCGTTCCGCGCCGGTAA
- a CDS encoding M15 family metallopeptidase, producing the protein MSDSPPPNPGGSHRRLIIITVTGAVLIVIAAVVSFVALEPSPEPVATATRSVTPTPTPTPTPTPTPTPTFDKAQFSIDDPSSLWVVANKLRPLSPIDYEPSLVFVDVAYAYEPYLTPDAAAAAVEMFTAYYDETGLQMQSQSSYRSYWSQESVYAGWVSNLGQEEADRLSARPGHSEHQTGLSIDVNAVPANCTLIACFGDTPEGQWLDANSWKYGFILRYPEGKTDITGYAYEPWHFRYVGTVLSTEMHETGIQTMEEFFGLPAAPNYG; encoded by the coding sequence GTGTCTGATTCTCCTCCCCCCAATCCCGGCGGATCGCACCGCCGGTTGATCATCATCACCGTCACGGGCGCGGTTCTGATCGTCATTGCCGCAGTGGTCTCGTTTGTTGCGCTTGAACCGAGCCCGGAACCGGTTGCAACCGCAACCCGCTCGGTCACTCCGACTCCAACCCCCACTCCGACCCCTACTCCTACGCCTACGCCAACATTCGACAAGGCCCAGTTCTCGATTGACGACCCGAGCAGTTTGTGGGTGGTGGCGAACAAGCTTCGTCCGCTGAGCCCGATCGACTATGAACCCAGCCTGGTGTTTGTTGACGTTGCATACGCCTATGAGCCCTATTTGACTCCGGATGCTGCTGCCGCGGCTGTTGAAATGTTCACGGCCTACTACGACGAAACTGGGCTGCAAATGCAGTCACAGAGTTCTTATCGAAGCTACTGGTCGCAAGAGAGCGTCTATGCGGGCTGGGTCTCAAACCTTGGTCAAGAAGAAGCTGACCGCTTAAGTGCGCGACCGGGACACAGCGAGCACCAAACGGGGCTATCCATTGACGTCAACGCGGTGCCTGCTAACTGCACGCTCATCGCCTGCTTTGGTGACACGCCTGAGGGCCAGTGGCTGGATGCCAACAGCTGGAAATACGGCTTCATTCTGCGGTACCCCGAAGGAAAAACCGACATCACTGGTTACGCCTACGAGCCGTGGCACTTTCGGTATGTCGGTACCGTTCTCTCTACTGAAATGCACGAGACGGGCATCCAGACTATGGAAGAGTTCTTTGGGCTACCGGCGGCACCGAACTACGGCTAG
- a CDS encoding GNAT family N-acetyltransferase → MASEVIHDPAMHRYELLLDGVQVGLADYQMRDDEIVFVHTEIDPKFRGQGRGGDLARGALNLVRAESEARVVAKCEFMAKFVADNPEYRDLLSR, encoded by the coding sequence ATGGCCAGCGAAGTAATTCACGACCCCGCGATGCACCGGTACGAGTTGCTTCTCGATGGCGTGCAGGTCGGGCTTGCCGATTACCAGATGCGAGACGATGAAATCGTGTTCGTGCACACCGAGATCGATCCCAAGTTTCGTGGCCAGGGCCGCGGTGGCGACCTCGCCCGCGGTGCCCTCAATCTGGTGCGGGCCGAAAGCGAAGCCCGAGTCGTGGCCAAGTGCGAGTTCATGGCCAAGTTCGTAGCCGACAACCCCGAATATCGGGATCTACTCAGTCGCTAA